GTTGCCATTCATTAATCAAACAAGGCGCAACGCTGGTTGAAAGCTTCAGTGATATTGCTGATAACTTTAACTTCAATCATTTTAATTCGGTCACTAGCGGACCCTCTAGAATACAACCTAAAGCAGCGCTAAAAACAGTTAAATCACATCACACAACACAGGAGAATCAACTCCCACAACAATCTGCTCTTGATTTAACAGAAATTGACCCCACCTCTATCTGCGTGTTAGAACATTTAGGCTTCGAAGCGACAGCAATAGATCAGCTGGTTGAAAGAACAGGGCTAGCTGCAGAGGTCATTTCCTCGTCGCTATTGAATTTAGAACTCGACGGGCGAGTCTCAACAATACCTGGCGGCTATATAAGAACTAAGGGGAAGCGACTATGATAAAAGAAAGCGTACTTGACGTTTTGATGTATTTATTCGATCAAAATAGCGAAGCAGATCAGCCTCTTAGCTCAGATCAAGCCGTTTTAAGTGCTCAGCTTGAAAAAGCAGGCTTTGCTAAAGACGAAGTCGATCGCGCCTTTCATTGGTTAGAAGGTTTAGTCGATACCAGCAAATGGCCAAAGCGGTTTGAGCGCTCAACGACAACACGCGCCTTTGCAGATGAAGAAATGAGCACAATTGGTCCAGAGTATCTTAACTACATACTCTACCTTGAGCATATTGGCGTACTCAATGTAGAGTTACGCGAGCTGGTGATTGATCGGATCATGGCACTCGGTGTTGATGAAATTGATTTAAGCCATGTGAAATGGGTCGCTTTAATGGTACTGAATAATCATTATGAAGATGATTTTGAGACCGAGTGGTTCGAAGAAATGATCCTCACCGACCCCAAGGCTGAAGTACAACACTAATAACTAGTACTTGTATAAACTTTGATAAAGTTGTAAGTTTGCGCTTTAAGTAATATAAACCACCATAACAAATTTTTATGGTGATAGCGTTCAATAGTTTTAGATTTAGAGATGATCGATTGCAATCATGGGTAACAAATTAGTCATTGTAGAATCTCCCGCAAAGGGAAAGACCATCAATAAGTATCTGGGTAAAGACTTTGAAGTCATGGCCTCTTATGGGCACGTCCGCGACCTTTTGCCGAAAGAAGGTGCCGTTCAGCCGGAACACGACTTCTCGATGACCTACCAACTCACCGAGCGTGGTGAGAAAAGCATCAGTGATATTATTAAAGCATTACGTAAATCATCTGATCTTTATCTGGCATCTGACCCTGACCGCGAAGGAGAAGCCATCGCCTGGCACTTGCTTGAAGAGCTCAAAGAGCGTGGCGAGCTAGAGGGCAAGAACGTTCACCGTGTTGTTTTTTACGAAATCACCGAACGCGCCGTCCAAGATGCAATTAACAATCCCCGTGGTGTTGCCATGGAACTCGTTGATGCTCAACAAGCCCGTCGTGCACTCGATTATCTCGTTGGCTTTAATTTATCCCCTCTGCTTTGGCAAAAAAATTCGCCGTGGCTTATCTGCTGGTCGTGTTCAAAGTCCAGCACTGCGCATGATTGTCGAGCGTGAGCAAGAAATTCAAGCCTTTAAACCTCGCGAATATTGGACCATTGCTTCTGACTTAATTCACGATAAACAAGAATTCGCGGCAAAGCTAACCCTCTATGCCAATGAAAAAGTCAAGCAATTCACATTTAATAACGAGAAGAAAGCAACAACCGCTCAAAAAACGCTGATTAAAAAAGCCAATAATGAACTAAAAGTTGTCAAAATAGAGAAAAAGCAACGCAAGCGCAATCCTGCCGCGCCATTTACAACCTCAACCTTACAGCAAGAAGCTGTGCGCAAACTCGGCTTTTCTGCTCAACGCACCATGCGCACCGCGCAGCAGCTGTATGAAGGGATTGAAACCGGTGATGGCACTGTCGGTTTAATCACCTATATGCGTACCGACTCGGTCCATCTCGCCGATGAGGCCATTGCTGAATTGCGTGATTTTATTCTTGAGCGCTATGGCAAAGAATCATTACCCAAATCACCACGTAGTTTTAAGTCTAAGGCTAAAAATGCCCAAGAGGCTCATGAGGCGGTTCGACCCACTTCATGCTTACGTTTGCCTAAAGAGTTAAAACCTCATTTATCGAGCGATCAATTTAAGCTCTATGAGCTGATTTGGAAACGCACCGTCGCTTGTCAAATGCAACACGCATTAATCGATACGGTTGCAGTGGATCTTGCTTGCGGCGATGCAGAACATTTATTCCGCGCCAATGGCTCACAAGTAGCGAAGCCTGGCTTTTTATCCGTCTATGAAGAAAGCAAAGACGACGATAAAGCCAAAGATGATGATGACAAACGCTGGTTACCAATCATGAAAGAAGGTGATCTGATCAAGCTGTTAGAGATAAAAGCCGATCAGCACTTTACTGAGCCACCACCACGCTACACCGAAGCTACATTAATTAAAACCCTTGAAGAACACGGCATTGGCCGCCCTTCGACCTATACGGCGATTTTATCCACTCTACAGCAGCGTGAATATATAGAACTCGACAAAAAGCGTTTCCAACCGACGGATGTCGGTAATGTCGTCAATAAGTTTTTAACAAAATATTTCGAAAAATACGTTGATTACGAGTTTACCGCCCACCTTGAAGATGACTTAGATGCCATCTCGCGCGGTGAGAAACAATGGAAACCCTTAATGCATGATTTTTGGAGTCCATTCCAAGATCAAGTAAAAACCATTGATGAAACCGTACAGCGCAAAGACGTCACCCAAGAAGAGCTCGACGAAGATTGCCCAAAATGCGGTGCGAAACTCTCTGAGCGCCTTGGTCGTCGCGGTAAATTTGTCGGTTGTACTAATTATCCAGAGTGTGACTATACGCGCAGTCTCGACGGGGAAGAGCAAGCCCCCCCTGAAAAAGTAGAAGATCGGCAATGCCCGAAATGCGAGAGCGACCTTTATATTCGTCAAGGGCGCTATGGTAAATTTATCGGTTGTAGCAACTATCCGAAATGTAAATTTATCGAGCCTTTGGAAAAGCCTGCCGAAACCGGTGTTGAGTGCCCAGAATGTAAACAGAGCCACTTAGTCCAAAGACGTTCGCGCTATGGAAAAATCTTCTACTCTTGCAATCGCTACCCTGATTGCAAATATGCCGTTTGGAATGAGCCTTTAAAAGAAAGCTGCCCAACCTGTAGCTGGCCGATCTTAACCATTAAAACCACAAAACGTTGGGGTACCGAAAAAGTTTGTCCTCAAAAAGAATGTGATTTTAAAGCACCTTACGAGATCCCCGAACAATCTGGTGAAGAAAAAGCAGAAAAAAAAGACGGTGAATAAGCCAAATCCAGATATTGCAAAGGCGGCGCGATGCATACAACAAGGTGGTATCATTGCGCTACCCACAGAAGGGGTGATTGGCTTAAGCTGTGACCCTAATAATGAGTCTGCAATCAAGCGTCTTTTAGATATTAAGCAACGTCCCGCACATAAAGGGTTAATTCTTGTTGCTGCTGACCTTAGCCAATTACAACCTTTTATCCAAAGATTGAGCGCTGAATTGCTTGATAAATTAACAGCCATACGGTCATACCCAACAACTTGGATAGCACCCGCACAAAAGAATATCTCCAAACTCATTACCGGCGATTTCAATAGTGTCGCCATACGATTAACAACACACCCTCTTGTAAAAGAGCTCTGCCAACAGTGCGACCATGCACTTATCTCAACCAGTGCAAATATCAGCAACCAACCCAGCAGGCGCGATTTAAGCACTCTAGACCCTAACTTAGTCCATCAATTAGATTATTTACTCGCAGGCACAGTCGGCCCACACCAAGGCCCTTCTGAAATTCGTGACTTACTGACCGATACTGTTCTACGACAAGGCTAACACTATGCAAAGCGCACTCGTCAAAAACTTTTTATTACAGTTACAAGATGATATTTGCCAAAAAATAACGACACTAGACGGCAAACAGTTTGAAGAAGATACTTGGCAACATGAAAGTGGCGGTGGCGGCCGCACGCGTATCTTACAAGGGAATATTATTGAAAAAGGGGGTGTCAATTTTTCTCATGTTCAAGGCGATGCCCTACCTGATGCCATACTCAAACGCTTACCCAATTTAGCAGGCTACCAGTTTGAGGCCATGGGCGTATCCATCGTCATGCACCCTGATAATCCTTATATTCCGACCTCTCACTTTAATGTCCGTTTTTTAATGCCACTTGTGCCGATAAACATAAAAAAGATGTATGGTGGTTTGGTGGCGGCTTTGATCTAACACCTTACTATGGCTTCGATGAGGACTGCAAACACTGGCACCAAGTCGCCGCCAAAGCATGCGCGCCTTATGGCGATGATGTTTATCCGCGCTTTAAGCAAGAGTGTGATGACTATTTTTACTTAAAGCACCGCAATGAGGCTCGAGGCATCGGCGGCTTATTTTTTGATGAACTAAACAGCTGGGGCTTTGACCAATGCTTCTCCTTTATTCAGGCCGTAGGGCAAGCTTATACAGATGCTTACCTACCTATCGTTGAGCGCCGTCAAAATACACCTTATAGCGATACAGAAAAGCAATTTCAAAAATACCGTCGCGGCCGCTATGTCGAGTTTAATCTTGTCTATGATCGCGGTACCTTATTTGGTTTACAAACCGGTGGTCGCACTGAGTCTATCTTGATGTCACTGCCCCCTGAAGTTTCCTGGCAGTATAATTGGACACCCAAGGCCGAAACTAAAGAAGAAATACTATACACTCGCTATTTAAAGCCACGTGATTGGTTGGCAGAATAAGCGAGCATCTTTTAAGCTAAAAGTATCACATCAAACCTAAAACCTAAGGATGGGTTTTCTTGTATAAACTCATTTATCAATTCACTGCATTATTATTGTTTATTAGTTTAATCGTAGGCTGTGTCTCACATTACAATTATTACACGCCTCGCCCTAATGATCGTGACAGCTGCGGCCTGTTAGCAGACAATGAGTCTGTCTATATTGGTACCGCCGAAAACTTTCATCTCGGCGATAAATACTATACAGGTAGCGGTGATCAAATTAGTCAATTATTGCTCGAAGAAATTAATAAATATGTCATTCATATCAAACGCAGCAAACACAATGTCACCTTACAACAAGGCTTAACCCAAGCACACAGTGAAGGCTACGCCATCTACATTTATCCACAAATCATTCGTTGGCAGCGACCGATGGGTACAATGAGTTGGCTCGTTGACCACACCGAAGTTCGTCTTAGCTTATATAACGTAAAACACGGCAAACTTGTCAGCGATATCATTGTCCGCGCCGGCCAACCTGTCGCTAGTCAATGGTTTGAAAAGAGCAGTCAACGCTTACAGCTTGCTTTTTCAAGAATTGTTTCACGCTGGTACACTTGCACTAAAAATCAACTGGAGCCAACCGCACCCGGGCTAGATGCTACAGATAGTTAAAATAATTAGCCTAGAAAAACTTCAATTAACCAATCAATCATTGCAACAAGAGCCTTCAATGTAATAACTCAAACTGTGTATGACATATTTAAAGTTCAACTTTTATTTCTATACTCTTATCCATATATCGGCCTACTTTTTTGTTATCTTGTTCAGCAGTTAAAAACAAATATTTTGCTTCTCTTTTAGTTATTGTCTTTTTCTCCTGATTCCGATCGAATACATTTTTAACACAATCTTTAAGTCTTGTATGCCCACCACGATTATCGAGATATTTTTTCATCTTTTCATTTTTATAGTCAAAAATAACATCTACAGTTTGAGCCTCCCATTTACCATCATGCTTTCTGACTACATACTTTGCTTTAGCTTCGAGCAAAGGTGTCTTTTATTCATTATCGAATATCCATTGGCTGCGATCAAAGTCATATAAATTAGGGACTTTAACTGTCTCTTTGATTACTAAATTTTCTCCTTCCACTTTAAATACTCGTTCAGCAGCAACTGTCTCACCTATTAACATCACTGACTTATTCTTTTCTTTTAGAGTTGCTAATATAGATCTTTGTAGGCTGTATGGCACTCCACCCTGATGCAAGTGAGACTTTACAAAATCAACAAAAGCATCATCGTCAAAGAAATGTTTTTTAAGAAGACCTTCGAAAGCCTCATCTGAAGCTGTAGAAAAGTCTCTTTTAATCTCCTCACTATCATCACCATCCATTGAAAAAACATCTGCCCCAAAATCTCTACGAAAGTCTTCGTAGCAATTGGCGTCTCTTGGATTCACTGGAACTAAGTAATCACGTTGTCTAAACTGTTCTCTAAATTCTGGCATAAACCTCTAAACCTCAAAAAAGATATATTCTTACTCTTATCTTTTACCTTTAAAAAATAAATTTCGTAACGGTGCAAATAGCAATAATTTTAGATTAAGTGTTTTTAATTCGTAAAAAAGAAAGTCAGGAGAAAATTCATCAGCTCATGATCAACATATATCGATAGACATGTTAGGTGTTCCGAATGCTATAATATCGATACAAGACAAACTAAAAACTAAATAAACAATGACATATAAAGTATGTATTACAGGAGCAAGTAGTGGCATCGGAGAAGCCTTAGCCTATTATTATGCTCAGAAAAGCGCTGACCTCACTCTCATCGCGCGTAATACCGAGCGCCTAAATCAAGTAAAATCCCACTGTGAAAAGCTCGGAGCCACCGTGACAACAGCATTAATCGATATACGTGACCACCAGCAACTTAATGACTTTTTAGTCCATAATGATCAACAAAAACCTATTGACCTAATCATTGCCAATGCTGGCCCCTCACTCAAACAACTCAGCAATGAAACAGCTGACTATTATTCTGCGCAGCGGGCCATGGTTGATATTCATATCAATGGCACATTTAACAGTATTTATCCACTTATCCAACGGATGCAACAGCGCCAATCCGGCCAGATTGCCATCATGAGTTCGATGAATGCCAAAATTTTTCTACCCGGCCGAAGCATTTATGGTGCAGTAAAAGCCGCCTTACTACACTTTAGCTTAGCACTGCGCCAACAGCTTAGAAATGATCATATCAAGGTTAATGTAATTTGCCCTGGTTGGGTGAAAACACCTCGTACAGACCTTAATCAATTTTCCATGCCATTTAAAGTTACAGCAGTCACTGCAGCCAAAACTATTGGAAAAGGACTTAATAAAAATAAAGCAGTCATTCAGTTTCCATGGCAACTTACTACAGTTATTCGCCTTTACAACATATTGCCTTTAACAATTCAAGAATGGGTCAGTCACACGCTCTATTTTGCTAAATCAAAAGACAATGATTAAAAACCACTACCTTCCTGCTGTAAATATGCTTGTTCTTTTTCTGTAGAATCCCTGCCTAAACTAGCATTACGGTGAGGAAAACGACCAAATTTATCAATTACATCATAATGACTTTTTGCATAAGCTGCATACTGTTCAAACACTGCTTTATCTTTTGCAGCCGCTATATGAAGCAATTCATCGAACTTCTCCAGTGATTCCACCTGGTCAGTAATATCTTCAGAATGTTCTAATGGTAAATAAGCAAATACTCGCTCTATTAGAGTCAACTCAGTATCTAATTTTTTATCGATCAGTAAGCGACATAACTTGCGGGCTATGCCATCATAAGCAAAGGCTTTTGCTGTATCTCGGTAGATATTACGAGGAAATTGGTCAGTTAAAATAATTGCTGCTAAAATTTCACGCGCGCTATTTCTTGCAAAAGGCCACTGGTCTTCTACAATCTCATCCAGTATAGTTTCATATTGGTTTGCAATTTTACTATCAACAGCAGGATCTTTACCCCACCATAGTTTTGCCTGATTATTTGCTGTATCTACCATACTAGCATGGTTACCAAACCAAAAATCTAAAATATCATTAACCATAAAGTCCATCTTATTTACGATATACTATCGTATCTGCCTAGTATTAAATTATATTAGGTAACTTATTTTTTAACATCTGAAAAATGTTTATTTTTATGATATGAGTCTGTAGCAGAAAACTGCTTATTCATTTTCAACTGCCCCTGATAATTCGCTTCAATTCCTTTAGCCCGCCAAAGTGAAATATGATGAGGCATAAAGACATAGCCCAAAGGCGCAATCGTATCGTGATTCATTATATAATCTCCAAAATTTAATGATACATTCTGTCACCAGATATTCCATGTAACGTGATATAATCTAACACAATTATGAGCAATGATAAAATAATTTAAAATTTCTTAACATATTTTTTGTTCTTGCTAAAACAGCCCCTGCATTATAGACTACAATGATTAAAATTTAAATCCCATAAAAGAAAACTAG
This genomic stretch from Piscirickettsia litoralis harbors:
- a CDS encoding DUF494 family protein, with the protein product MIKESVLDVLMYLFDQNSEADQPLSSDQAVLSAQLEKAGFAKDEVDRAFHWLEGLVDTSKWPKRFERSTTTRAFADEEMSTIGPEYLNYILYLEHIGVLNVELRELVIDRIMALGVDEIDLSHVKWVALMVLNNHYEDDFETEWFEEMILTDPKAEVQH
- a CDS encoding L-threonylcarbamoyladenylate synthase; translation: MNKPNPDIAKAARCIQQGGIIALPTEGVIGLSCDPNNESAIKRLLDIKQRPAHKGLILVAADLSQLQPFIQRLSAELLDKLTAIRSYPTTWIAPAQKNISKLITGDFNSVAIRLTTHPLVKELCQQCDHALISTSANISNQPSRRDLSTLDPNLVHQLDYLLAGTVGPHQGPSEIRDLLTDTVLRQG
- a CDS encoding DUF4823 domain-containing protein — its product is MYKLIYQFTALLLFISLIVGCVSHYNYYTPRPNDRDSCGLLADNESVYIGTAENFHLGDKYYTGSGDQISQLLLEEINKYVIHIKRSKHNVTLQQGLTQAHSEGYAIYIYPQIIRWQRPMGTMSWLVDHTEVRLSLYNVKHGKLVSDIIVRAGQPVASQWFEKSSQRLQLAFSRIVSRWYTCTKNQLEPTAPGLDATDS
- a CDS encoding SDR family NAD(P)-dependent oxidoreductase gives rise to the protein MTYKVCITGASSGIGEALAYYYAQKSADLTLIARNTERLNQVKSHCEKLGATVTTALIDIRDHQQLNDFLVHNDQQKPIDLIIANAGPSLKQLSNETADYYSAQRAMVDIHINGTFNSIYPLIQRMQQRQSGQIAIMSSMNAKIFLPGRSIYGAVKAALLHFSLALRQQLRNDHIKVNVICPGWVKTPRTDLNQFSMPFKVTAVTAAKTIGKGLNKNKAVIQFPWQLTTVIRLYNILPLTIQEWVSHTLYFAKSKDND
- a CDS encoding DUF924 family protein; its protein translation is MVNDILDFWFGNHASMVDTANNQAKLWWGKDPAVDSKIANQYETILDEIVEDQWPFARNSAREILAAIILTDQFPRNIYRDTAKAFAYDGIARKLCRLLIDKKLDTELTLIERVFAYLPLEHSEDITDQVESLEKFDELLHIAAAKDKAVFEQYAAYAKSHYDVIDKFGRFPHRNASLGRDSTEKEQAYLQQEGSGF